GGTGAAGCGGTTTGATCTCGAACCGATACCGACCGGCTACATGCTGATCGAGTCGGGCAATATGACCTCGGTGCAGTATATTTCGGGCACGCTGCCGATTCCATCGGGGAAAAGCGATATCGCCTGCGCCCATGCGCTGGCGGCGCAGTATCTCGGGATGCGGTTGGTGTATCTTGAGGCAGGCAGCGGCGCCACGCAGCCGGTGCCGGCTTCGATGGTGCGCGATGTCGCGGCGTATGTGGATATACCGCTTCTGGTCGGCGGGGGGCTTTGTTCGCCGGAACAGTGTGCGGAGCGGATAGAGGCGGGGGCGTCATTCGTGGTAGTGGGCAACACGATGGAAGAAGATTCGAGTCACTCGCGTCTGCGCGAGATGACGGCGGCGGTGCATCCGAAGGAGTCTGTCAAGATATGAACGACGAACAGGGTTTTGCCTTTTTGCGCAAGCAGGCCGAGCAGTCGGCGGTATTGCGCAAAGCGGTTATCGAGGATCTCGGGCAGCAGGTGCTCGATATGGCGGCGGTGATCAGCGGCGTAATCGGCGCCGGCGGCAAGCTGCTCTTATGCGGCAACGGCGGCTCGGCGGCGGATGCCTCGCATTTTGCAGGTGAGATGATTGTCCGGTTGACCGCCGAACGCAACCGTCAGTCGCTGCCGGCGCTCGCGTTGAATGCCGATACGATCGTCATGACGGCCGCGGCCAATGACTATGGATTTGAGAATGTTTTTGCCCGGCAGGTGGAGGGGTTAGGGCACAAAGGCGATATGTTGTTCGTGATTTCGACCTCGGGCAATTCGGCCAATCTGATCAAGGCGGTGCAGGCGGCTCGTGAGCGCGGTATGTTGACCGCTGGGCTGCTCGGCGGCAAGGGGGGGCGACTGGCGCCGATGGTCGACCGGGCGTTGATTATTCCGCACACCTCGACTCAGCGCATTCAGGAGGAGCATATTTTCCTGATCCATGTGCTTGTGGAACTGGTGGAAAGCGGACTGTTCGGATGATTTTGCGGACCGGGACATACGCACTTCGTG
This Bacteroidota bacterium DNA region includes the following protein-coding sequences:
- a CDS encoding SIS domain-containing protein codes for the protein MNDEQGFAFLRKQAEQSAVLRKAVIEDLGQQVLDMAAVISGVIGAGGKLLLCGNGGSAADASHFAGEMIVRLTAERNRQSLPALALNADTIVMTAAANDYGFENVFARQVEGLGHKGDMLFVISTSGNSANLIKAVQAARERGMLTAGLLGGKGGRLAPMVDRALIIPHTSTQRIQEEHIFLIHVLVELVESGLFG
- a CDS encoding geranylgeranylglyceryl/heptaprenylglyceryl phosphate synthase, producing VKRFDLEPIPTGYMLIESGNMTSVQYISGTLPIPSGKSDIACAHALAAQYLGMRLVYLEAGSGATQPVPASMVRDVAAYVDIPLLVGGGLCSPEQCAERIEAGASFVVVGNTMEEDSSHSRLREMTAAVHPKESVKI